aagtTCCTGTACTTATCTGTACGGATTTGGCCTCCAGAGGTCTTGATATCCCCAAGATTGAGGTTGTTATCAACTACGATATGCCCAAGAGTTATGAGATCTACCTGCATAGAGTTGGTCGTACCGCCAGAGCTGGTAGGGAAGGTCGTTCCGTCACCTTCGTCGGTGAATCATCTCAAGATAGAAGTATTGTACGTGCTGCTATAAAGAGtgtagaagaaaataagtCCCTAACTCAAGGTAAAGCACTTGGTAGAAACGTAGACTGGGTTCAAATCGAAGAAACAAACAAACTTGTTGAATCCATGAACGATACGATTGAAGATATTCTGgtggaagaaaaggaggaGAAGGAAATATTAAGGGCTGAAATGCAATTAAGAAAGGGTGAAAATATGTTGAAGcataaaaaggaaatcCAGGCAAGACCAAGAAGGACATGGTTCCAAAGCGAATCagataagaaaaattccaaaGTATTAGGTGCTTTATCAAGGAACAAGAAAGTCACTAACAgcaaaaagagaaagcGTGAAGAAGCTAAGGCAGATGGCAATGGTGCACGTTCTTATAGAAAAACCAAAACCGACCGTATTGCAGATCAAGAAAGAACTTTTAAAAAGCAGAAGAGTACAAATTCAAATAAGAAGAAGGGCTTCAAAAGCCGTAGGTAATAATTTTCATCGTCATTATCATAAAATATCAACATACTTATCACTGTcattatattattaatacTTTGTATTTAAATATCATTAATTCATCTAATAAACAGGGGATTAGTcaaaaattcctttttttttgttgaatcTGTAGAAGTGAGTATTAATAAACTGCAAGCTATATGCTATATTAAAAGGATTTTTCAAGTACAAACGAACTGAATGGAGACTCAAGCTACTTGCGGGAaagaattacaaaattACATTCCATTctagtaaaaaaaagttataaataaaaaaaaatcgtcTGACGACAAATTTGTATCTtaatcaaaataaaaattttgggtTACTTTCTTTAACGTTTCCAAGTTataaaattcttcatcttcgtccTCGTCGCTTGGTTCAGGTGGAGGCACTATGATGTCCTGACGAACGTTCAAATTTATCATCTGAACATTTTTCCTCAAATCAAATAAAGTGTCTATTTGTTCTTTCGTGTCTTCTGATATATCTTCATGCTGGAATGGAGATATCAATTTCAATCCGTCTAGCCATATATATCTTCCCTCTTCTGTGTCtaaataaaatttcaaaactgTCCTGTCGTTACGATCTTTTAATTCAACTCCAGTGTACACATTGGCTTCATCTAATTTGATGTAAACATTACTGCTCGTCCGACGACTCGGTGTAGTAAGTTCTATGCTTTTGAAAGAGGTTATATGTTTCAAAACAACAACTTTTGTTCTGCCATTAGCTAATGCCTCAGAACCTGGACTTgttaaaattttattgtCGAATAGATAAGGTAAATCGTTTGTTTGTGTTTCGAATTCTCTGGCTAATAAATTTGCGTGGTTATCTGAAACTATGAGGAAGTAGACTTTAGGCGTGCCAGCTTCAGGATTCAGTGGGTTCTCTGCGTAAACCCACGTTCCCTTTTGCAATTGAAGAAGTCTTTGATGACGAACGTAATCACGAACCTGGCCTGATAGCATGGTATCGAAGCTAGCGATACTAGATGACCAGGTTCGATactgttcttttttgattgaGTCTAATTGTAATGTTCTTGCAAATTTATATCTCATAGAGTCAAGTGCAACAACTTGGGTCTTGAGAAGGGATTTCGTCTGTATTGCTGCTTCCAAATCACTGGATGACAAACAAACATATTTTAAAGTGATAATAGCTAAATTTAACAGTGAAACCAAATCACTTTGCGATTTTGCTAATGATTCTATCCAAAATCTCAAAAACAACTCGAGTGTTTTGTAAAAACATGTTTGTCGATTGAGAACAGCGGTAGCAATTTGTAATTTTAAATCACGCTCTGAGTCTGAGTATTGgttctcttttttcccACTTAGATTGAAAAGTCTTCTAAATTGGTCTGAAAGTTTAAATATTGCTTCATAAAGAGGGAAATCGTTCTCGCCAAACAACAATTGTTCAGTGTAAAGTCTCTTGAAAGACCCATTAGGACTGTTTAAGAATGTGAATGTATCATACGcatttaataaatttatACTGGGAAGATCGCCCATTTCCATTTCTAACCCTTTTTGGAATACGGAGTTATCTTTGATGGCTGTAAGAAGATCAGCTTTAAGCGAACAGGAATAATCATCAATACTAACCGAAGatagaaaatttattaGCCTCTGCTTTAACGGTACAAATTCTTCAAGGATTAGTGGTTGCAAGTCTTCTATGTAAAGTAATTCAGACATGGAAGCTGGAAAGTTATACTGAAATAGCAAAATGAGGATTCTGGGTACAAATTCTACGGCGTGTGATAGTGATGTCTCACATAATGTAAGTGAGCATTTTAAAAATAGGGTTATGCATAGTATAGTGTCCGTAAACAACGGTATATGAATAGGTCTTTGGGACAAAAGTTGTAAAAGTATTCCAATGAGCTGAGAGTTCTCTCTGGAGATGTGGCAGATGCTCACAATAACTTCATTCTTATTAGAATCTTGGCATTTAAGGGCTACATTAAAAATCCTAATGAGATTTGCTACCAACGTTTCTGACCTTAGCTTTTGGCAATTATCACACAATATAGCCCAAAATCGGGAATCTGGAATTACGGTTTTACATAGGTATTTTTCATCACAAAGGAGGATATAGTTTGCCAATAACTTTTCGTATTCATCACTTGTCttgttcaaatttttattactgATCAGCGTATGATAGCAAGCTTTTGATTGTGCACTCGTAAGTGACTTGACTGGCTTTCCTAATTTAGGATTCAGTAGCACTTTTATGTTTTCCAAGCTTTCATCTGGCATCTGCCTGTTATGCTTCATTGCTTATGCCGTTATTTGAGGTTACTTTAATCTATTTTCCTACTGATGACACAATTGAGTCAATCCAACGTGGAACGGGTTGCCCTTGTATACATTTCAGTTTACTTCTTTTCA
Above is a genomic segment from Saccharomyces cerevisiae S288C chromosome XII, complete sequence containing:
- the LMO1 gene encoding Lmo1p (Homolog of mammalian ELMO (Engulfment and celL MOtility); upstream component for regulation through the small GTPase Rho5p; may form a complex with Dck1p that acts as a GEF for Rho5p; cytoplasmic protein that relocates to mitochondria under oxidative stress; implicated in mitophagy; not an essential protein), which translates into the protein MKHNRQMPDESLENIKVLLNPKLGKPVKSLTSAQSKACYHTLISNKNLNKTSDEYEKLLANYILLCDEKYLCKTVIPDSRFWAILCDNCQKLRSETLVANLIRIFNVALKCQDSNKNEVIVSICHISRENSQLIGILLQLLSQRPIHIPLFTDTILCITLFLKCSLTLCETSLSHAVEFVPRILILLFQYNFPASMSELLYIEDLQPLILEEFVPLKQRLINFLSSVSIDDYSCSLKADLLTAIKDNSVFQKGLEMEMGDLPSINLLNAYDTFTFLNSPNGSFKRLYTEQLLFGENDFPLYEAIFKLSDQFRRLFNLSGKKENQYSDSERDLKLQIATAVLNRQTCFYKTLELFLRFWIESLAKSQSDLVSLLNLAIITLKYVCLSSSDLEAAIQTKSLLKTQVVALDSMRYKFARTLQLDSIKKEQYRTWSSSIASFDTMLSGQVRDYVRHQRLLQLQKGTWVYAENPLNPEAGTPKVYFLIVSDNHANLLAREFETQTNDLPYLFDNKILTSPGSEALANGRTKVVVLKHITSFKSIELTTPSRRTSSNVYIKLDEANVYTGVELKDRNDRTVLKFYLDTEEGRYIWLDGLKLISPFQHEDISEDTKEQIDTLFDLRKNVQMINLNVRQDIIVPPPEPSDEDEDEEFYNLETLKKVTQNFYFD